The following proteins are co-located in the Solanum pennellii chromosome 1, SPENNV200 genome:
- the LOC107014429 gene encoding rop guanine nucleotide exchange factor 3 isoform X1, producing MDNISSTDESYDVGYGYQPSPSSIDDQSPTETTGLSTLSGNSFAYCRTNSETSAFSEHTDENSWSEAGSPLSSRSLKSPTRAVLSRLGMRQHKTIADDPDTVDLELELMKERFSKLLLGEDMSGGGKGVATAVTISNSITNLYASVFGQHQRLEPLHPDKKIMWKREMNCLLSVCDYIVEFVSTSQMLQDGTTIEYFQALTSRPRSDIHINLPALRKLDTMLLEILDSFEATEFWYAEKGSISNNSTRAGSFRKIVQVQPQPQRKEEKWWLPVVCVPSDGITEKERKNLRHKRDCANQIHKAAMAINSSILAEMEIPESYMTSLPKSGKASVGDSMYRHMYSAEKFSPEQLLDSLNISSEHEALELADKVEASMYTWRRKSCLPQAKSSWIMVKDLVSDDRTDKNNVLAERAESLLYCLKQRYPELSQTTLDTSKIHFNRDVGKAILESYSRVLESLAFNVVAWIEDVLFVDKTMKNQEE from the exons ATGGATAACATTTCAAGTACTGATGAAAGTTATGATGTGGGATATGGATATCAGCCATCACCTTCTTCTATAGATGATCAATCACCAACTGAAACAACAGGCCTTTCGACGTTGAGTGGCAATTCTTTTGCTTATTGCAGAACAAACTCAGAGACTTCAGCTTTTTCTGAGCATACAGATGAGAATAGTTGGTCTGAGGCAGGTTCTCCTTTGAGCTCGCGGAGTTTGAAGTCTCCTACACGTGCAGTGCTTTCGAGACTAGGAATGAGGCAGCACAAGACAATTGCAGATGACCCTGACACTGTAGATTTAG AGCTTGAATTGATGAAGGAGAGATTTTCAAAGCTGTTATTGGGAGAAGACATGTCAGGAGGAGGCAAAGGGGTAGCAACAGCAGTGACAATTTCAAACTCAATCACAAATCTTTATG CATCTGTGTTTGGTCAACACCAAAGATTGGAGCCTTTACATCCTGACAAGAAAATAATGTGGAAGAGAGAAATGAATTGTCTCTTATCTGTATGTGATTACATTGTAGAATTTGTTAGTACATCACAGATGCTACAAGATGGAACCACTATTGAG TACTTTCAGGCGTTGACAAGCAGACCGCGGTCAGATATTCACATCAACCTTCCTGCATTGAGAAAACTCGATACCATGCTACTC GAAATCTTGGACAGTTTTGAGGCCACTGAGTTCTGGTATGCTGAGAAAGGAAGCATCTCAAACAACTCAACACGTGCTGGATCGTTCAGGAAGATTGTTCAGGTTCAGCCTCAGCCTCAGCGGAAGGAAGAGAAGTGGTGGTTACCAGTTGTTTGTGTTCCTTCTGATGGCATCACTGAGAAGGAAAGGAAGAACTTGAGACACAAACGCGATTGTGCCAACCAAATTCACAAAGCAGCAATGGCCATCAATAGCAGTATCCTTGCTGAAATGGAAATCCCAGAATCATACATGACATCACTCCCTAAG AGTGGAAAGGCAAGTGTTGGGGACTCTATGTATCGCCACATGTATTCAGCAGAGAAATTTTCCCCTGAACAGCTCCTTGACAGTCTAAACATAAGCTCTGAACATGAAGCTTTAGAGCTTGCTGACAAAGTAGAAGCttcaatgtacacatggagacGTAAATCATGCTTGCCTCAAGCAAAATCATCATGGATCATGGTAAAAGATCTAGTCTCTGATGATCGAACTGATAAGAATAATGTTTTAGCAGAACGAGCAGAAAGTTTGTTGTATTGTTTGAAGCAAAGGTATCCTGAACTCTCACAAACAACATTGGACACAAGCAAGATTCATTTCAATAGG GATGTTGGCAAGGCTATCTTGGAGAGCTATTCTAGAGTACTAGAGAGTTTGGCGTTCAACGTTGTTGCTTGGATCGAAGATGTACTTTTTGTAGATAAGACAATGAAAAACCAAGAAGAATAG
- the LOC107014429 gene encoding rop guanine nucleotide exchange factor 3 isoform X2 produces the protein MDNISSTDESYDVGYGYQPSPSSIDDQSPTETTGLSTLSGNSFAYCRTNSETSAFSEHTDENSWSEAGSPLSSRSLKSPTRAVLSRLGMRQHKTIADDPDTVDLELELMKERFSKLLLGEDMSGGGKGVATAVTISNSITNLYASVFGQHQRLEPLHPDKKIMWKREMNCLLSVCDYIVEFVSTSQMLQDGTTIEALTSRPRSDIHINLPALRKLDTMLLEILDSFEATEFWYAEKGSISNNSTRAGSFRKIVQVQPQPQRKEEKWWLPVVCVPSDGITEKERKNLRHKRDCANQIHKAAMAINSSILAEMEIPESYMTSLPKSGKASVGDSMYRHMYSAEKFSPEQLLDSLNISSEHEALELADKVEASMYTWRRKSCLPQAKSSWIMVKDLVSDDRTDKNNVLAERAESLLYCLKQRYPELSQTTLDTSKIHFNRDVGKAILESYSRVLESLAFNVVAWIEDVLFVDKTMKNQEE, from the exons ATGGATAACATTTCAAGTACTGATGAAAGTTATGATGTGGGATATGGATATCAGCCATCACCTTCTTCTATAGATGATCAATCACCAACTGAAACAACAGGCCTTTCGACGTTGAGTGGCAATTCTTTTGCTTATTGCAGAACAAACTCAGAGACTTCAGCTTTTTCTGAGCATACAGATGAGAATAGTTGGTCTGAGGCAGGTTCTCCTTTGAGCTCGCGGAGTTTGAAGTCTCCTACACGTGCAGTGCTTTCGAGACTAGGAATGAGGCAGCACAAGACAATTGCAGATGACCCTGACACTGTAGATTTAG AGCTTGAATTGATGAAGGAGAGATTTTCAAAGCTGTTATTGGGAGAAGACATGTCAGGAGGAGGCAAAGGGGTAGCAACAGCAGTGACAATTTCAAACTCAATCACAAATCTTTATG CATCTGTGTTTGGTCAACACCAAAGATTGGAGCCTTTACATCCTGACAAGAAAATAATGTGGAAGAGAGAAATGAATTGTCTCTTATCTGTATGTGATTACATTGTAGAATTTGTTAGTACATCACAGATGCTACAAGATGGAACCACTATTGAG GCGTTGACAAGCAGACCGCGGTCAGATATTCACATCAACCTTCCTGCATTGAGAAAACTCGATACCATGCTACTC GAAATCTTGGACAGTTTTGAGGCCACTGAGTTCTGGTATGCTGAGAAAGGAAGCATCTCAAACAACTCAACACGTGCTGGATCGTTCAGGAAGATTGTTCAGGTTCAGCCTCAGCCTCAGCGGAAGGAAGAGAAGTGGTGGTTACCAGTTGTTTGTGTTCCTTCTGATGGCATCACTGAGAAGGAAAGGAAGAACTTGAGACACAAACGCGATTGTGCCAACCAAATTCACAAAGCAGCAATGGCCATCAATAGCAGTATCCTTGCTGAAATGGAAATCCCAGAATCATACATGACATCACTCCCTAAG AGTGGAAAGGCAAGTGTTGGGGACTCTATGTATCGCCACATGTATTCAGCAGAGAAATTTTCCCCTGAACAGCTCCTTGACAGTCTAAACATAAGCTCTGAACATGAAGCTTTAGAGCTTGCTGACAAAGTAGAAGCttcaatgtacacatggagacGTAAATCATGCTTGCCTCAAGCAAAATCATCATGGATCATGGTAAAAGATCTAGTCTCTGATGATCGAACTGATAAGAATAATGTTTTAGCAGAACGAGCAGAAAGTTTGTTGTATTGTTTGAAGCAAAGGTATCCTGAACTCTCACAAACAACATTGGACACAAGCAAGATTCATTTCAATAGG GATGTTGGCAAGGCTATCTTGGAGAGCTATTCTAGAGTACTAGAGAGTTTGGCGTTCAACGTTGTTGCTTGGATCGAAGATGTACTTTTTGTAGATAAGACAATGAAAAACCAAGAAGAATAG
- the LOC107003115 gene encoding mediator of RNA polymerase II transcription subunit 12 has product MQRYHGGSCTSAVNNSTIGGPSARDSSRVDSASLPNFSRRPLQLTPFKLKCDKEHLNSRLGPPDFLPQTPNCPEETLNKEYVQSGYRETVEGLEEVKEISLTQLPAFTKPVIFKCKEAIRKCHRAINESRAQKRKAGQVYGVPLEGLQLTKPGIFPDQRSSGEEFRKKWIEGLSQQHKRLKSLADHVPHGYRRKSLFEVLVRNNVPLLRATWFVKVTYLNQVRPGSSSISSGVPDKTHISRSEQWTKDVIDYLQYLLDEFISRNSVHSALQIRDRSQQMVYAGSIPLKSDPTLGSVDCEEPSLHFKWWYVVRILQWHHREGLLIPSLVIDWVLNQLQEKELLGVLQLLLPVVYGFIDTVVLSQSCVRTLVGIAIRFIQEPSPGGSDLVDNSRRAYTMAALVEMLRYLMLAVPDTFVALDCFPMPPCVMTNVVTDGSLYSKVTEDTRKVKNGPFEVAYFLRDKGPEIRSDSYSISRAVSSIQKRAQHLATAARPGHPGQSVVKALHALDKALAHGDLREAYKFLFENVHESSIDDCWFAEVSSCLRSSLKYIRGATLSSICSVFYICEWATCDFRDFRFAPPRGMKFTGRKDFSAIYVAVRLLKLKMRETGISSRPRDPKIVKNSHLRKDSGQLTNYAGRTLASGASESLSNSRRAREKCNDFLGMFDSPSPLHDTIVCWIDQHEVQNTEGFKRVQLLIIELIRAGIFYPQAYVRQLIVSGIMDGDGPLSDPVKQKRHCKILKHLPGPYVHDALEEARIADTPVLSEVVNVYCNERKLVLHGMIDSYNSACGSSYHKRKPRPNSGENLSAPSIDQLSSFESGPFMSSKNVGRDVELEELKRSITVLLQFPSSSSTDTGVEDSQVSLRKAVVYGSNGMDNSEGTPGCEECRRAKKQKLSEEKSSYSQIYQQNPSDDEETWWMRKGQKSIESFRAEPPPKPAKTASRGRQKIVRKTQSLAHLAAARIEGSQGASTSHVCDSKVSCPHHRPGIEGSVPKSGDGIRMPNGDVVSIGKILKRLRFVDKRTMTLWLIGIVKELVEESEKTVTKVGQYGRPFSAADERGCVRWKIGEDELSVVLYLIDACDELVLAARFLLWLLPKVLGSCSATVHGSRNILTIPKNTENNICEVGEAYLLSSMRRYEGIIVAADLIPETLSVVMHRAQTILTSNGRVSGSQAVIYVRYLLKKYGSVGSVAEWEKNVKSTFDKRLASEVESGRLVDGEFGFPLGVPVGVQDPDDYFRQKITGVRVSRVGLSMRDIVQKKVDEAVNYFYGKDRKLFGPNSGKLPGFQKWEDVYQIGQQIVMGLMDCMRQTGGAAQEGDPTLVSSAISAIVINVGQVIAKIPELTASNNHPSSSTSASLQFARCILRIHVTCLCILKEALGERQSRVFEVALSTETSSALAQLSAPGKAPRSQFQLSPESNDSNLSSDILNNSSRVVIGRAAKISAAVSALVIGAILQGVSSLERMVSLFRLKDGLDVVHFVRSMRSNSNGNARSVGILKADSLAEVSVHWFRVLVGNCRTVSDGFIVDLLGEASILPLFRMQRILPLNLVFPPAYSMFAFVLWRPLILNASSGTRDEVQHLHHSLMLAFADVIKHLPFREVCLRDTHSLYDLIAADTVDSDFASLLEASGVDLRSKTSSFVPLRARLFLNALIDCRIPQTIAKLNDGNQVALQGESKFHSAENETKLLDKLVYILDTLQPAKFHWQWVELRLLLNEQAVMEKLEAHDLSLVEALRSLSPNTDKASVSENESNIIEMILTRLLVRPDAAPLFSEVVHLLGRSLEDSMLLQAKWFLGGNDVLLGRKSVRQRLHNIAVSRGLSTRAQYWKPWGWCTTNSDPTSKREKLKSEVSSIEEGEVVDEGTTLKRPVKGSGRTVDVEKLHVTERALVDLILPCLDQASDDSRSTFASDMIKQMNLIEQQINAVTREASKPAGTVASGIESPTTKSSRKGTRGSSPGLARRATGPAETVPPSPGALRASLSLRLQFILRLFSIIYADREPSGRNMRHVLASVILRILGSRVVHEDASYSFNQACNSKREVDSLVEASATASVVVSLESLFDRLLLLLHGLLSSHQPRWLKWKSNSKAPSESSKDYSAFEREGAESLQNDLDRMQLPETVRWRIQCAMPILFPSARLSISCQPPSVLPAALSSLLPSNPVSVLHSSNGSNQTQRNPGSLLRTATSVAGKAKHVSSQQENDHEVDPWILLEDGAGSSHSSSNSPLVGGGDHANLKASNWLKGTVRVRRTDLTYIGAVDDDS; this is encoded by the exons ATGCAAAGGTATCATGGTGGCAGCTGCACTAGTGCAGTTAATAACAGCACTATTGGGGGGCCTTCAGCCAGGGATTCATCTCGGGTGGATTCAGCCTCCCTTCCGAATTTCTCCAG ACGGCCATTACAACTGACCCCGTTTAAATTGAAGTGTGACAAGGAACATCTGAATTCCAG ACTTGGACCACCTGATTTTCTTCCTCAGACTCCTAATTGCCCTGAGGAGACATTGAACAAAGAATATGTCCAATCCGGTTACCGGGAGACTGTTGAAGGTCTTGAG GAAGTCAAGGAGATATCATTAACTCAGCTTCCAGCTTTTACGAAGCCTGTTATCTTCAAGTGCAAGGAG GCAATTAGAAAATGTCACAGGGCCATCAATGAATCTCGAGCTCAGAAGCGAAAG GCAGGTCAGGTTTATGGAGTTCCTCTTGAGGGCTTACAGTTGACAAAACCTGGTATCTTTCCCGATCAAAGATCATCCGGAGAAGAGTTCAGGAAGAAGTGGATTGAG GGTTTGTCCCAACAACATAAAAGGCTAAAGTCATTGGCTGATCATGTTCCCCACGGTTATAGGAGAAAGTCACTTTTTGAAGTCCTTGTAAGAAATAACGTGCCATTACTAAGAGCAACATGGTTTGTCAAAGTAACTTATCTCAATCAG GTTCGCCCTGGCTCTTCTAGTATATCATCTGGCGTGCCAGACAAAACACATATTTCCCGCTCTGAGCAATGGACAAAAGATGTTATTGATTACTTGCAATATTTGTTGGATGAATTTATTTCAAGAAACAGTGTCCATTCTGCTTTACAAATCAGAGATCGGTCGCAACAAATGGTGTATGCAGGATCAATTCCGCTCAAGAGTGATCCAACCTTGGGGAGTGTCGATTGTGAAGAGCCTTCGCTGCATTTTAAATGGTGGTATGTTGTGCGCATTTTACAATGGCATCACAGAGAAGGGTTGCTTATCCCATCACTCGTTATTGATTGGGTGCTCAACCAACTGCAG GAAAAAGAATTACTTGGGGTTCTGCAGTTGTTGTTACCTGTAGTTTATGGTTTCATAGACACTGTTGTATTATCTCAGTCTTGTGTTCGCACTCTGGTGGGAATAGCTATTCGTTTCATCCAAGAACCTTCTCCTGGTGGATCAGACCTTGTTGACAACTCCCGTAGGGCTTATACTATGGCTGCTCTTGTAGAGATGCTTCGATATCTGATGCTGGCTGTGCCTGATACTTTTGTCGCTTTGGATTGTTTTCCTATGCCACCATGTGTGATGACCAATGTGGTGACTGATGGGAGTCTCTACTCAAAGGTAACTGAGGATACTAGAAAGGTTAAAAATGGCCCTTTTGAAGTTGCTTATTTTCTTAGAGATAAAGGGCCGGAGATTCGGTCTGATTCTTATTCCATCAGTCGTGCTGTATCTTCAATTCAGAAGCGAGCACAGCATCTTGCAACAGCTGCTAGACCTGGCCATCCTGGGCAAAGTGTTGTCAAAGCTTTACATGCGTTGGATAAAGCCCTTGCGCATGGGGATTTGAGAGAGgcatataaatttctttttgagAATGTTCATGAGAGTTCTATTGATGATTGTTGGTTTGCAGAAGTCAGTTCCTGTTTGCGTTCCTCGCTTAAGTATATCCGGGGTGCTACTTTGTCATCTATTTGTTCCGTTTTCTACATCTGTGAGTGGGCAACTTGTGATTTCAGGGATTTCCGTTTTGCACCACCACGTGGAATGAAGTTCACTGGGAGGAAGGATTTTTCTGCTATATATGTTGCTGTAAGGCTTTTGAAACTGAAGATGAGAGAGACAGGAATTTCATCAAGGCCTAGGGACCCCAAAATTGTTAAGAATAGCCATCTTCGAAAAGATTCTGGCCAGCTGACTAACTATGCTGGTAGGACTCTTGCTAGTGGTGCTTCTGAATCTCTCTCTAATTCAAGGCGTGCCCGTGAAAAATGTAATGATTTCCTAGGTATGTTTGATAGCCCAAGCCCTTTGCATGATACCATTGTGTGCTGGATAGATCAGCATGAAGTGCAAAATACAGAAGGTTTCAAGCGTGTTCAACTACTGATTATCGAACTTATCCGAGCTGGAATTTTTTACCCACAAGCATATGTGAGGCAGCTGATTGTTAGTGGAATAATGGATGGGGATGGACCTCTTTCCGATCCCGTGAAACAAAAAAGACACTGTAAAATCTTGAAGCACCTACCTGGTCCTTATGTTCATGATGCTTTAGAAGAAGCTCGAATTGCTGATACCCCTGTCCTTTCAGAGGTAGTGAATGTCTACTGCAATGAACGTAAGCTAGTCCTTCATGGGATGATTGATAGCTACAACAGCGCTTGTGGCAGTTCTTACCATAAGCGTAAGCCTCGTCCTAACTCTGGTGAGAATCTATCTGCTCCCTCCATTGATCAGTTGAGCTCTTTTGAGTCTGGGCCCTTTATGTCATCCAAAAACGTTGGCAGAGATGTTGAGCTTGAAGAGTTGAAAAGGTCAATTACCGTATTGCTGCAATTTCCAAGCTCTTCGTCAACAGATACTGGAGTTGAGGATTCTCAGGTAAGTTTGAGGAAGGCTGTTGTTTATGGTAGCAATGGGATGGATAACAGTGAAGGAACACCTGGGTGTGAAGAATGCAGAAGggcaaaaaaacaaaaattaagcgAAGAGAAAAGCTCTTACAGTCAGATTTATCAACAAAATCCATCAGATGATGAAGAGACTTGGTGGATGCGAAAAGGCCAGAAGTCCATCGAGTCTTTTAGAGCAGAGCCACCTCCTAAACCAGCCAAGACAGCTTCAAGGGGTCGGCAAAAAATTGTCCGTAAAACTCAGAGTCTTGCGCACTTGGCTGCAGCCAGGATTGAAGGTAGTCAGGGAGCATCCACAAGCCATGTTTGTGATAGTAAGGTTAGCTGCCCACATCACAGGCCTGGCATTGAAGGCAGTGTTCCCAAGTCAGGAGATGGTATCAGAATGCCTAATGGAGATGTTGTTTCTATTGGGAAAATTTTGAAGCGGCTACGTTTTGTAGATAAAAGGACCATGACTCTGTGGTTGATAGGTATTGTGAAGGAGCTAGTGGAAGAGTCCGAGAAGACTGTTACTAAGGTTGGCCAATATGGTCGACCATTCTCTGCTGCTGATGAACGGGGTTGTGTTCGCTGGAAGATTGGTGAAGATGAATTATCAGTGGTGTTATATCTGATTGATGCTTGTGATGAATTAGTTTTGGCAGCCAGGTTCCTTTTGTGGTTGTTACCTAAGGTTCTTGGCAGCTGCAGCGCTACAGTTCATGGTAGTAGAAACATTCTAACAATTCCTAAGAACACAGAAAACAATATCTGTGAAGTAGGCGAAGCATATCTGCTATCATCTATGCGGAG GTATGAAGGCATCATTGTTGCTGCAGACCTTATTCCTGAAACATTGTCAGTGGTAATGCATCGTGCTCAAACTATTCTGACGTCAAATGGAAGAGTTTCAGGTTCACAAGCTGTAATCTATGTCCGGTACCTCTTGAAGAAGTATGGTAGTGTTGGGAGTGTTGCTGAATGGGAAAAGAATGTCAAGTCAACCTTTGACAAGAGACTTGCTTCTGAAGTTGAATCTGGAAGACTGGTGGATGGAGAGTTCGGATTTCCACTTGGTGTCCCAGTGGGAGTGCAGGATCCAGATGATTACTTCCGGCAGAAGATAACCGGTGTTCGGgtatctagggttggtttgagCATGAGGGACATTGTGCAAAAAAAGGTTGATGAAGCTGTCAATTATTTCTATGGCAAAGACAGAAAGCTTTTTGGGCCCAACTCAGGAAAACTGCCTGGATTCCAAAAATGGGAAGATGTGTATCAGATCGGTCAGCAGATTGTAATGGGATTAATGGATTGCATGAGGCAGACAGGTGGTGCTGCTCAGGAAGGAGACCCGACATTGGTTTCCTCTGCCATATCTGCGATTGTTATCAATGTTGGCCAAGTCATAGCGAAGATTCCTGAGCTGACTGCCAGTAATAATCACCCGAGTTCATCCACTTCTGCTTCGTTGCAGTTTGCACGTTGCATCTTACGCATTCATGTGACATGTCTTTGTATACTTAAGGAAGCTCTTGGAGAGCGTCAAAGCCGCGTCTTTGAAGTTGCTCTTTCTACAGAAACATCCTCTGCCCTTGCACAACTTTCTGCTCCTGGAAAAGCTCCTCGGTCTCAGTTTCAGTTGTCTCCGGAATCGAACGATAGTAATCTGTCCAGTGATATTCTCAACAATTCAAGTAGGGTAGTCATTGGGCGGGCTGCAAAAATATCTGCAGCTGTGTCTGCACTTGTTATTGGGGCAATTCTTCAGGGAGTTTCTAGCCTGGAGAGGATGGTCTCCCTCTTCAGATTGAAGGATGGGTTAGACGTTGTCCATTTTGTGAGGAGTATGAGGTCCAATTCAAATGGGAATGCACGTTCAGTTGGTATACTAAAAGCAGATAGTTTGGCTGAAGTTTCCGTCCACTGGTTTAGGGTGCTTGTGGGGAACTGTAGAACAGTTTCAGATGGATTTATAGTAGACCTTCTGGGTGAAGCTTCTATTCTGCCCCTATTTAGAATGCAGCGGATTCTACCTTTAAACTTGGTCTTCCCTCCTGCATATTCAATGTTTGCATTTGTGCTATGGAGGCCATTGATTCTCAATGCAAGTTCTGGGACACGTGATGAGGTTCAGCACTTGCATCACTCTTTAATGTTGGCTTTTGCTGATGTTATAAAACACTTGCCCTTTCGCGAAGTATGTTTGAGAGATACACATAGCCTTTATGACCTCATAGCTGCCGATACTGTTGATTCTGATTTTGCTTCCCTGTTAGAAGCAAGTGGTGTTGACTTGCGCTCGAAGACTTCTTCCTTTGTGCCACTCCGTGCACGGCTTTTCCTGAATGCCCTTATTGATTGTAGAATACCACAGACAATTGCTAAACTGAATGACGGAAATCAGGTGGCATTGCAAGGAGAGTCAAAGTTCCATTCTGCTGAAAATGAGACGAAGCTTCTTGATAAGCTAGTATACATTTTAGATACCTTGCAGCCTGCTAAGTTTCATTGGCAATGGGTTGAGCTTAGGCTCCTCTTGAACGAGCAAGCTGTAATGGAGAAGCTGGAGGCCCATGATCTCTCTTTAGTTGAAGCTTTAAGATCCCTTTCGCCGAACACTGATAAAGCATCTGTCTCAGAGAACGAGAGCAACATTATTGAAATGATCCTTACCAGGTTGCTCGTCAGACCTGATGCTGCTCCGCTTTTTTCTGAAGTTGTACATCTTTTGGGGAGGTCACTCGAGGATTCTATGCTATTACAGGCTAAATGGTTTTTAGGAGGCAATGATGTTCTTTTAGGCAGGAAATCTGTTCGTCAACGGCTGCATAATATTGCTGTAAGTAGAGGTCTTTCAACTAGAGCTCAATATTGGAAGCCGTGGGGGTGGTGTACTACCAACTCTGATCCCACAAGCAAGAGAGAAAAGTTAAAATCTGAAGTTTCCTCCATAGAAGAAGGAGAAGTGGTGGATGAAGGTACTACCTTGAAGCGGCCTGTGAAGGGGTCTGGTCGTACTGTTGATGTTGAAAAGCTCCATGTCACTGAGAGAGCCCTTGTTGATCTAATTCTCCCTTGTCTGGATCAAGCTTCAGATGATTCACGAAGCACATTTGCTAGTGATATGATCAAACAGATGAACCTCATTGAGCAACAGATCAATGCAGTTACTCGTGAAGCAAGCAAGCCTGCCGGAACAGTTGCTTCTGGAATTGAAAGTCCAACAACTAAAAGCAGCCGCAAGGGAACGAGAGGTAGCAGTCCTGGGTTAGCCAGACGAGCCACCGGTCCAGCAGAAACAGTACCACCTTCACCTGGAGCATTGCGAGCATCATTGTCATTGCGCTTGCAGTTCATCCTGAGACTATTCTCTATAATATATGCAGATAG GGAGCCATCAGGGCGTAATATGAGACATGTGCTTGCCTCAGTTATATTACGTATCCTTGGAAGTAGGGTTGTGCATGAAGATGCTAGCTACTCCTTTAATCAAGCTTGTAATTCGAAGAGAGAAGTAGATTCACTTGTGGAGGCTTCTGCTACTGCTTCTGTGGTTGTGTCCTTAGAAAGTCTCTTTGATCGTTTATTACTGTTATTGCATGGTTTGCTGAGTAGCCACCAACCACGCTGGCTCAAGTGGAAATCAAACTCTAAGGCACCCAGTGAATCTAGCAAGGATTACTCTGCGTTTGAACGTGAGGGAGCCGAGAGTCTCCAG AATGATTTAGATCGGATGCAGCTGCCTGAAACAGTCAGATGGCGCATCCAATGTGCCATGCCAATACTTTTCCCTTCTGCTCGGTTGTCAATATCTTGTCAGCCCCCGTCCGTATTACCAGCCGCTCTCAGTTCTCTGCTACCCAGCAACCCAGTGTCTGTATTGCACTCTTCTAATGGTTCAAACCAAACTCAGAGGAATCCAGGTTCATTACTACGAACTGCCACGAGTGTGGCTGGGAAGGCCAAGCACGTGTCATCACAGCAAGAGAATGATCATGAGGTGGATCCATGGATTCTTTTAGAGGACGGGGCAGGGTCAAGCCACTCATCCAGTAACTCTCCCTTGGTTGGTGGGGGTGATCATGCCAATCTGAAGGCATCCAATTGGCTTAAAGGAACTGTAAGAGTGAGAAGGACAGATCTCACATATATAGGTGCAGTAGATGATGACAGCTGA